In Rhodospirillaceae bacterium, a single genomic region encodes these proteins:
- a CDS encoding cation:proton antiporter: MHDGVELTGLALVGLIALAGGLLMVRMRQPVIVGYIVAGVVLGPSGFQLVEDRLSVAVLAELGVLMLLFLVGMELSLRGFKAIWKVAVGATLLQIAIAVGAMLLIGWVGGWPTPVVVVLGFVVALSSTAVVVKMLEQLDLLRQPVGQLTIGILIAQDLAVVPMLLTIGLFGDSEPGLLDLAKILLSIGLLIAFILYLSRRRRLVLPFSAVAGAAPEILPLAALCFCFGAAALTGILGLSPVLGAFLAGLVIGNSTARAPMVRTTRPIQSVLMVVFFLSIGLLIDLRFIWENLGTVILLLVTVTVVKTAVNVGILRLLREPWPNALVAGILLAQIGEFSLVVSEVAQERAIITSESGQLIVAVIAFSLLMSPLWIAIARRLIRVIMLGVTSLRGTLQAVETRRTAAVARHLLALWAILLRAWRRLRLAGRFRRRAKAQLPAESGDGPALLPDRSATPDAANRADPDNA, translated from the coding sequence ATGCACGACGGCGTCGAACTGACCGGCCTTGCCCTTGTCGGGCTGATCGCGCTCGCGGGCGGCCTGCTGATGGTGCGGATGCGCCAGCCGGTGATCGTCGGCTACATCGTGGCCGGCGTCGTGCTCGGCCCGTCCGGTTTCCAGCTGGTCGAGGACCGGCTGAGCGTCGCGGTCCTCGCCGAGCTCGGCGTGCTGATGCTGCTGTTCCTCGTCGGCATGGAGCTCAGCCTGCGCGGCTTCAAGGCGATCTGGAAGGTCGCCGTCGGCGCCACCCTGCTCCAGATCGCGATTGCGGTCGGCGCGATGCTGCTGATCGGCTGGGTCGGGGGCTGGCCGACGCCGGTCGTCGTCGTGCTGGGCTTCGTCGTCGCCCTGTCGAGCACCGCGGTCGTCGTCAAGATGCTCGAGCAGCTCGACCTGCTGCGCCAGCCGGTCGGCCAGCTCACCATCGGCATCCTGATCGCCCAGGACCTCGCCGTGGTGCCGATGCTGCTGACCATCGGCCTGTTCGGCGACAGCGAGCCCGGCCTGCTCGACCTCGCCAAGATCCTGTTGTCGATCGGCCTGCTGATCGCCTTCATCCTCTATCTCAGCCGCCGGCGGCGCCTCGTGTTGCCGTTTTCCGCCGTGGCCGGCGCGGCGCCGGAAATCCTGCCGCTCGCCGCGCTCTGCTTCTGCTTCGGCGCAGCGGCGCTTACCGGCATCCTCGGCCTGTCGCCGGTGCTCGGCGCCTTCCTCGCCGGCCTTGTGATCGGCAACAGCACGGCCCGCGCGCCGATGGTCCGCACGACGCGGCCGATCCAGAGCGTGCTGATGGTCGTGTTTTTCCTGTCGATCGGCCTGCTGATAGACCTGCGGTTCATCTGGGAAAATCTCGGCACGGTGATCCTGCTGCTCGTCACCGTTACCGTGGTCAAGACGGCGGTCAATGTCGGCATCCTCCGGCTGCTGCGCGAGCCCTGGCCCAACGCGCTGGTCGCCGGCATCCTGCTCGCCCAGATCGGCGAGTTTTCGCTCGTCGTCAGCGAGGTGGCGCAGGAACGCGCCATCATCACGAGCGAATCCGGGCAGTTGATCGTCGCCGTCATCGCCTTCTCGCTGCTGATGTCGCCCCTGTGGATCGCCATCGCGCGGCGGCTGATCCGGGTCATCATGCTGGGCGTGACCTCCCTGCGCGGCACCCTGCAGGCGGTCGAGACCCGCAGAACGGCGGCCGTCGCCCGTCACCTGCTCGCCCTCTGGGCAATCCTGCTGCGCGCCTGGCGAAGACTGCGCCTCGCCGGCCGGTTTCGCCGGCGCGCCAAAGC
- a CDS encoding PA0069 family radical SAM protein, whose product MTGMDPVTRIPESTPFDSRSPGPRRPSGQAFRGRGAGFNPPNRFETIRRDPFFDGWDAPADPDGAEAGLPAAAVPTTVTVDATRTVIARNDSPDVGFDRSINPYRGCEHGCVYCYARPSHAWLGLSPGVDFETRLFAKPDAAALLRQELARPSYRCAPIAMGTNTDPYQPVERERRITRQILKVLADCNHPVTIVTKSALIERDIDILAPMAEKGLAAAALSVTTLERTLARAMEPRAAAPARRLAAIRSLAEAGIPVRVMVAPVVPGITDHEMEAILEAARDAGASLASWILLRLPGEVKDLFADWLDTHYPAKRNKVLNTVRALREGKLNNAQWGERMVGKGAFGKALDIRFAMAVRRLGLKREGNPLRTDLFVKPARDGRQMSLF is encoded by the coding sequence ATGACCGGTATGGACCCCGTCACCCGAATTCCGGAGAGTACGCCGTTCGATTCTCGGTCGCCCGGCCCACGACGCCCGTCCGGGCAGGCCTTCCGCGGCCGGGGCGCGGGGTTCAATCCGCCGAACCGGTTCGAGACGATCCGGCGCGACCCCTTCTTCGACGGCTGGGACGCGCCGGCCGACCCGGACGGGGCGGAGGCGGGCCTGCCCGCCGCTGCCGTGCCGACGACGGTGACGGTCGACGCGACGCGCACGGTGATCGCGCGCAACGACTCGCCGGACGTCGGCTTCGACCGCTCGATCAATCCCTATCGCGGCTGCGAGCACGGCTGCGTCTATTGCTATGCAAGGCCGAGCCACGCCTGGCTCGGCCTGTCGCCGGGCGTCGATTTCGAGACCCGGCTGTTCGCCAAGCCGGACGCCGCTGCCCTGCTGCGGCAGGAACTGGCCCGGCCGTCCTACCGCTGCGCACCCATCGCCATGGGCACGAACACCGACCCGTATCAGCCCGTCGAGCGGGAACGGCGGATCACGCGCCAAATCCTGAAAGTGCTGGCGGACTGCAACCATCCGGTCACCATCGTCACCAAGTCGGCCCTGATCGAGCGGGATATCGATATCCTCGCGCCGATGGCGGAAAAGGGCCTTGCCGCGGCCGCCCTTTCGGTGACGACGCTGGAGCGGACGCTTGCGCGGGCGATGGAGCCGCGGGCAGCCGCGCCGGCGCGGCGGCTGGCGGCGATCCGGTCGTTGGCGGAGGCCGGCATCCCTGTCCGGGTCATGGTCGCGCCGGTGGTGCCGGGCATCACCGACCACGAGATGGAGGCGATCCTCGAGGCGGCGCGCGACGCCGGCGCCTCGCTCGCTTCCTGGATCCTGCTGCGCCTGCCCGGCGAGGTGAAGGACCTTTTCGCCGACTGGCTCGACACGCACTATCCGGCGAAGCGCAACAAGGTGCTGAACACCGTCCGCGCGCTGCGCGAGGGCAAGCTGAACAACGCCCAATGGGGCGAGCGCATGGTCGGCAAGGGCGCCTTCGGCAAGGCGCTGGACATCCGCTTCGCCATGGCCGTCCGGCGGCTTGGCCTGAAGCGGGAGGGCAACCCCCTGCGCACGGACCTGTTCGTCAAGCCAGCAAGGGATGGCCGGCAGATGAGCCTGTTCTAG
- a CDS encoding TIGR04283 family arsenosugar biosynthesis glycosyltransferase: protein MTPIGLSIVIPTLNEAARLPATFAALSAPAGGGGEGLEILVSDGGSRDATAELAGAAGAQVVTGAQGRGAQLATGADAAQGGWLLFLHADTRLAPGWHAAATAFMADPANRQRAGYGRFRLDDPHPRARRLEKRVAWRCRRFGLPYGDQGLLVARDFYRALGGYRPLPLFEDVDLVRRIGQNRLVPLDIDAVTGAERFLQAGYRHRSARNLALLSLYLMGVPPALLARLY, encoded by the coding sequence ATGACTCCTATCGGCCTGAGCATCGTGATCCCGACGCTGAACGAGGCGGCCCGCCTGCCTGCGACGTTCGCAGCGTTGTCGGCACCGGCCGGGGGCGGCGGCGAAGGGCTGGAAATCCTGGTCAGCGACGGCGGTTCGCGGGATGCGACGGCGGAGCTTGCGGGAGCGGCCGGCGCGCAGGTCGTAACCGGCGCGCAGGGGCGCGGTGCACAACTGGCGACAGGCGCAGACGCGGCGCAAGGCGGCTGGTTGCTCTTCCTGCACGCCGATACCCGCCTCGCCCCCGGCTGGCACGCCGCCGCCACCGCCTTCATGGCCGATCCGGCGAACCGGCAGCGCGCGGGCTACGGCCGGTTCCGGCTCGACGATCCGCACCCGCGCGCCCGGCGGCTCGAGAAGCGGGTAGCCTGGCGCTGCCGGCGCTTCGGCCTGCCCTACGGCGACCAGGGGCTGCTGGTCGCCCGCGATTTCTACCGGGCGCTCGGCGGCTACCGGCCGCTGCCGCTGTTCGAGGATGTCGACCTGGTCCGCCGCATCGGCCAGAACCGGCTCGTGCCGCTGGACATCGACGCGGTGACAGGGGCGGAAAGGTTTTTGCAGGCCGGCTACCGCCACCGCTCGGCGCGCAATCTCGCCCTGCTCTCGCTCTATCTGATGGGCGTGCCGCCGGCCTTGCTGGCGCGGCTGTATTGA
- a CDS encoding DUF2064 domain-containing protein produces the protein MPAGSPRGRPVAILFLKAPLVGAVKTRLAADIGAPAAWRFYCSTAQRIGARLARRPEWDLVLAATPRRSSSHLRRGLPRLAGLPCIEQGEGDLGLRMARCLDRFAPRPRLLFGADIPGIDAGVIGRGFDLLRRSDLLFGPAEDGGFWLVGQRGPARCSQLFDGVPWSHPETLAATLRNIPRHRRAAFAETLADIDDGAAWRAWKGGRRTQQ, from the coding sequence ATGCCGGCCGGCTCGCCGCGCGGCCGTCCGGTCGCGATCCTGTTTCTGAAGGCGCCGCTCGTCGGCGCGGTCAAGACGCGGCTGGCGGCGGATATCGGCGCGCCCGCCGCCTGGCGCTTCTATTGCAGCACCGCGCAACGGATCGGCGCGCGGTTGGCACGGCGCCCGGAATGGGATCTCGTGCTCGCGGCAACGCCTCGGCGCTCATCGTCCCATCTGCGGCGCGGGCTGCCGCGCCTCGCCGGGCTGCCCTGCATCGAACAGGGCGAGGGCGATCTCGGCCTGCGCATGGCGCGCTGCCTCGACCGGTTCGCGCCCCGGCCGCGCCTGCTCTTCGGCGCCGACATTCCCGGGATCGACGCCGGGGTTATTGGGCGCGGGTTCGATCTTCTCCGACGGTCCGATCTGTTGTTTGGCCCGGCCGAGGACGGCGGATTCTGGCTGGTCGGCCAGCGCGGGCCGGCGCGCTGTTCGCAGCTGTTCGACGGCGTGCCCTGGTCGCACCCGGAGACCCTTGCCGCGACGCTGCGCAACATCCCGCGCCACCGGCGGGCGGCCTTCGCCGAAACGCTGGCGGATATCGACGACGGCGCGGCCTGGCGGGCGTGGAAAGGCGGGCGCCGGACGCAGCAGTAG
- a CDS encoding RidA family protein, which translates to MPDRIDRRLRELGIVLPAPAPAFASYLPWRISGNTVYISGQGPLVDGRIEEKYCGRVGSDLTVEEGQAAARLTALNVLAQLKDACGGDLDRVAGCIQLMGFVNCDPGFTQTPTVINGGSDAIVEVFGDAGRHARYAIGSHALPVNIAVEIAAIFELD; encoded by the coding sequence ATGCCAGATCGGATCGACCGGCGTCTGCGCGAGCTCGGAATCGTCCTGCCGGCCCCGGCGCCGGCATTCGCAAGCTATCTTCCCTGGAGAATTTCCGGCAATACGGTTTACATCTCCGGTCAGGGTCCGTTGGTCGACGGCAGGATCGAGGAGAAATACTGCGGCCGGGTCGGCAGCGATCTTACCGTGGAAGAAGGCCAGGCCGCGGCGCGGTTGACGGCGCTCAACGTGCTCGCCCAGCTGAAAGACGCGTGCGGCGGCGATCTGGATCGCGTCGCCGGCTGTATTCAGCTGATGGGCTTCGTGAATTGCGATCCGGGATTCACACAGACGCCGACGGTGATTAACGGCGGATCGGATGCGATCGTCGAGGTGTTCGGCGACGCCGGCCGCCACGCCCGGTACGCGATCGGCTCGCACGCGCTCCCCGTCAACATCGCCGTCGAAATCGCCGCGATTTTCGAACTCGACTGA